The Clostridiaceae bacterium HFYG-1003 genome includes a window with the following:
- a CDS encoding endonuclease MutS2 encodes MNQKSLEKLELNKIKEEIKKSAVSSAGQDLIEALAPFDNIELAQRALNEVEEALRLISIKGSAPFEGVFDVRDAISRAGKGGVLNPGGLLRISNILRSSRLFLRYIKTEEYDAASLRDLTSGITPLQSLEEEIADAIIGEDEVADRASQKLYSIRRSIKEKSASVKDKIQSLVRANSKYLQEALFTVRGDRYVIPVKAEHKGSVPGLVHDQSASGQTLYIEPMSLVNLNNEIKELMLQEKAEVDRILRELSGKVTNHHGAVARNAAIIFELDSIFARAKYASRIDAMKPEIRQDGTFHLISARHPLIAPKEVVPSTIYLGADFTSLVITGPNTGGKTVTLKTVGLLHAMALSGILIPVNDHSHVSFFREIYADIGDEQSIEQSLSTFSSHMTNIVRIMNKADEDSLCLFDELGAGTDPTEGAALAMAILEELRERSCRVIATTHYSELKAYALRTSGVENASVEFDVNSLKPTYRLLIGVPGKSNAFLISKRLGLSDEVIDKAKELISEDTLKFEDLIENLQRSNLSARRDAQKSEALRRELEEKEQKLDEKLKGIQTQRQQQLDEARREARNILRQVKDEADEILKSIRKLETQGMSGNIRQELEKNRQRLRDTLELIESDQTGEETSGEVSSNVKKQLKPGAEFMHRGFGQVVSILSLPDEKGDLMVQAGIMKMKANVRDLEITKEMKKEAKAARRQVNLNLRQVASSIDLRGLDAEEAAYRTDQYLDEAALGGLNEVTIIHGVGTGAVKNRITGLLRKHPHVKKSRPGEYGEGGMGVTIVEVK; translated from the coding sequence ATGAATCAAAAAAGTCTGGAAAAACTGGAATTAAACAAAATCAAAGAAGAAATCAAAAAAAGCGCGGTGTCATCCGCAGGTCAGGACCTGATCGAAGCACTGGCTCCATTTGACAACATTGAACTGGCACAGCGCGCTTTGAATGAAGTCGAGGAAGCGCTGCGGCTGATTTCCATCAAGGGCAGTGCGCCTTTTGAGGGCGTGTTCGATGTGCGCGATGCCATCAGCCGGGCGGGAAAAGGCGGCGTCCTTAATCCTGGCGGACTGCTCCGGATCAGCAATATTCTCCGCAGCAGCCGACTGTTTTTACGCTATATCAAAACGGAAGAATATGATGCGGCCAGCCTGAGGGATCTGACCAGCGGAATCACGCCGCTGCAGTCCCTGGAGGAGGAAATTGCCGATGCCATAATCGGCGAGGACGAAGTGGCGGACCGCGCTTCACAGAAACTGTATTCAATCCGCCGTTCGATCAAAGAAAAATCAGCATCGGTCAAGGATAAAATCCAAAGTCTGGTGCGCGCCAATTCAAAGTACCTGCAGGAAGCACTCTTTACCGTACGGGGTGACCGGTACGTCATTCCGGTCAAAGCCGAACATAAGGGCAGCGTGCCCGGACTGGTTCATGACCAGAGCGCTTCGGGTCAGACCCTCTATATCGAACCAATGAGCCTGGTCAATCTGAATAATGAAATCAAGGAACTCATGCTGCAGGAAAAGGCCGAAGTCGACCGGATTCTGCGCGAACTGTCCGGAAAAGTAACGAATCATCATGGCGCGGTTGCCCGCAATGCAGCCATCATTTTTGAGCTGGACAGCATTTTTGCCCGGGCCAAGTACGCGTCACGCATTGACGCGATGAAGCCGGAAATTCGGCAAGATGGTACATTTCATCTGATCAGTGCCCGACATCCCCTGATTGCGCCAAAAGAGGTCGTGCCTTCCACGATCTACCTGGGAGCTGATTTTACCAGTCTGGTCATCACCGGACCCAATACGGGCGGTAAAACAGTGACGCTCAAAACCGTCGGCCTGTTACACGCCATGGCCTTATCCGGGATCCTGATCCCGGTGAATGATCATTCCCACGTCTCCTTTTTTCGGGAAATCTATGCGGACATCGGCGATGAGCAGAGCATTGAGCAGAGCCTGTCGACGTTCTCCAGTCATATGACGAATATCGTCCGCATCATGAATAAGGCAGACGAAGACAGCCTGTGTCTGTTCGACGAACTGGGAGCCGGAACAGACCCGACCGAAGGAGCAGCCCTGGCTATGGCGATTCTGGAAGAGCTGCGGGAGCGCAGCTGCCGGGTTATCGCCACGACACACTATTCAGAACTCAAAGCCTATGCGCTGAGAACATCAGGGGTTGAAAATGCCTCGGTGGAATTTGACGTCAATTCATTGAAGCCGACCTACCGGCTCTTAATCGGAGTCCCGGGAAAATCCAATGCATTTCTCATCAGCAAACGGCTGGGCCTGTCCGATGAGGTCATCGACAAAGCGAAGGAACTGATTTCAGAGGATACCCTGAAATTTGAGGATCTGATTGAAAATCTGCAGCGATCCAACCTGAGTGCCCGGCGCGATGCGCAAAAGAGCGAAGCTCTGCGGCGGGAACTGGAGGAGAAGGAACAAAAGCTGGACGAAAAACTCAAGGGCATTCAGACCCAGCGGCAGCAGCAGCTGGACGAAGCACGCCGTGAAGCCAGAAATATCCTGCGTCAGGTGAAAGACGAAGCTGATGAAATATTAAAGAGCATTCGCAAACTGGAAACCCAGGGCATGTCCGGAAATATCCGGCAGGAACTGGAAAAGAACCGGCAGCGGCTCCGGGATACCCTGGAATTGATTGAATCCGATCAGACCGGGGAAGAGACGTCGGGAGAAGTCAGCTCCAACGTAAAAAAACAGCTGAAGCCAGGCGCGGAATTTATGCACCGGGGATTTGGTCAGGTCGTATCGATCCTGAGTCTGCCCGATGAGAAAGGCGATCTGATGGTTCAGGCCGGCATCATGAAAATGAAAGCCAATGTCCGGGACCTGGAGATCACGAAAGAAATGAAGAAAGAAGCCAAGGCGGCCCGCCGCCAGGTTAATCTGAACCTTAGACAGGTGGCATCCTCGATTGATTTGCGCGGCCTGGACGCAGAAGAGGCGGCCTACCGGACGGATCAGTACCTGGATGAAGCCGCGCTGGGCGGCTTGAATGAAGTGACCATCATTCACGGCGTGGGAACCGGAGCGGTCAAGAATCGAATCACAGGTCTTCTGCGCAAGCATCCTCATGTCAAGAAGAGCCGCCCCGGTGAATACGGGGAAGGCGGCATGGGCGTGACCATCGTCGAGGTGAAATGA
- a CDS encoding U32 family peptidase translates to MNPELLSPAGDRDALDAALKAGADAVYLGGPRFSARAYATNFTDEDLAESIRQCHRLGVKLYITINTLLKDSELFDAYEYAVKVWNMGVDAIIIQDPGLIALLRQFHPAIELHASTQMTVHNKKGADLMAGKGLTRLVLARELTLDEIREISADHETEVFIHGALCISYSGKCLMSSMLGGRSGNRGRCAQNCRMEYELTDAEGKTRAQGYLMSPKDLSTLDVIEDLVRTGTSSLKIEGRMKRPEYVYETVTQYRRALTGQTWNHDGITQLFNREGFNHAFLLGNDGRDMMAFHSPRNSGVVLGRVRQGQIRLQTGLSLGDGLASGDSGFIVTKMKRGEKEVRDAAPGDTVEIYPKHYRDGDLLMKTNDAALMKDIQAKLRQKTAVSFPIRLRAVFRPGEKLLLRADYGSHFIEVTGEVVEASENQSLSRERLTENLAKTGGTPFILETLDLEYEPGFLRISSVNELRRQLLADLEEISLQIRRNLTCVSRADLEDFFAQRANARSNGFFSLPPHLVVITSKEQLLACREVQGQGTELTPVLYLWHRQEGSLDFSDARALDEAGIPYWIKLPEILKSEFEAVMASLTRLELISGILTDNYGVMEHLKNLPLTLVGDYKLNLLNSYGRLLFEELQGVTASEELNYSELIGLKDKSDHYVVLYGRTELMHSEYCPIGATVGGRTRTTACSVPCQTINFSLTDRKGERFPILTDRFCRSYILNCKTKNNLDQQKILKSQGFSHFRCDLTTESYEEAKAVMLALTKGESYFLSAHTRGHYKRGVE, encoded by the coding sequence ATGAATCCTGAATTATTGAGTCCGGCGGGAGACCGCGATGCGCTGGACGCGGCGCTGAAAGCCGGAGCTGATGCCGTCTATCTGGGCGGCCCGCGCTTTTCAGCCCGTGCCTACGCCACAAATTTCACCGACGAGGACCTGGCTGAGTCGATCCGCCAGTGTCACCGGCTGGGTGTCAAATTATATATCACCATCAATACGCTGTTGAAAGACAGCGAACTTTTTGATGCCTATGAATATGCCGTTAAGGTATGGAATATGGGCGTCGACGCGATTATCATCCAGGATCCCGGACTGATCGCACTGCTGCGTCAGTTTCATCCAGCCATTGAACTGCATGCTTCGACTCAGATGACGGTCCACAATAAAAAAGGGGCGGATCTGATGGCCGGCAAGGGATTGACCCGTCTGGTTCTGGCCCGGGAGCTGACACTTGATGAAATCCGGGAAATTTCGGCAGATCATGAGACGGAAGTGTTCATTCATGGCGCTCTGTGCATCAGCTACTCCGGAAAATGTCTGATGTCCAGCATGCTGGGCGGTCGGTCCGGCAATCGCGGACGCTGTGCCCAGAATTGCCGGATGGAATACGAACTGACCGATGCGGAGGGGAAAACCCGAGCTCAGGGCTATTTAATGAGCCCTAAGGATCTCAGTACGTTGGATGTGATCGAGGACCTGGTTCGTACCGGGACGTCCTCTTTGAAAATCGAAGGTCGGATGAAGCGGCCGGAATATGTCTATGAAACAGTCACCCAGTATCGCCGGGCATTGACCGGTCAGACCTGGAACCATGACGGCATTACCCAGCTGTTCAACCGGGAAGGGTTTAACCATGCCTTTCTCCTGGGAAACGACGGCCGGGATATGATGGCGTTCCATTCCCCGCGCAATTCTGGGGTCGTTCTGGGGCGGGTCCGGCAGGGTCAGATCCGGCTTCAGACCGGGCTCAGTCTGGGTGATGGTCTGGCCAGCGGCGACTCGGGCTTTATCGTAACAAAAATGAAGCGGGGGGAAAAGGAAGTCCGGGATGCTGCCCCGGGCGATACCGTAGAGATCTATCCCAAACACTACCGTGACGGGGATCTTCTCATGAAGACCAATGACGCGGCGCTGATGAAGGACATCCAGGCCAAACTGCGCCAGAAGACCGCAGTCAGCTTTCCCATCCGTCTGCGGGCAGTGTTCCGCCCCGGCGAGAAGCTACTGCTGCGCGCAGACTATGGATCCCATTTCATCGAGGTGACCGGTGAGGTCGTGGAAGCTTCCGAAAATCAATCATTATCCAGGGAACGCCTGACTGAAAACCTCGCCAAAACCGGTGGAACGCCTTTTATTCTGGAAACGTTAGATCTTGAGTATGAGCCAGGCTTCCTTCGGATTTCCTCAGTCAATGAGCTGCGTCGTCAGCTGCTGGCTGACCTTGAGGAAATTTCGCTCCAGATCCGACGAAACCTGACATGCGTCAGCCGCGCAGACCTGGAGGACTTTTTTGCACAGCGGGCAAACGCCCGGTCAAACGGGTTCTTCAGCCTGCCGCCTCATTTGGTCGTAATTACCAGCAAGGAGCAGCTGCTGGCTTGCCGGGAAGTCCAGGGTCAGGGGACAGAACTAACACCAGTTCTGTATTTATGGCATCGGCAGGAAGGCAGTCTTGATTTTTCGGATGCCAGAGCGCTGGATGAAGCAGGCATCCCTTACTGGATCAAGCTTCCTGAGATCCTGAAATCAGAGTTTGAGGCAGTCATGGCGTCCCTGACCCGACTGGAACTTATAAGCGGCATCCTGACGGATAATTACGGTGTTATGGAGCATTTGAAAAACCTGCCGCTTACTCTGGTGGGTGACTATAAGCTCAACCTTCTCAACTCTTACGGCCGCCTCCTGTTCGAGGAACTTCAGGGTGTAACAGCCAGTGAAGAACTCAATTACAGCGAGCTGATCGGCTTGAAGGATAAATCGGACCATTATGTCGTTCTGTATGGACGAACTGAATTAATGCATTCAGAATATTGTCCCATCGGCGCGACGGTCGGCGGACGGACCAGAACAACAGCCTGTTCAGTGCCATGTCAGACGATAAATTTTTCCCTGACTGACCGAAAAGGGGAACGTTTCCCGATCCTGACGGATCGCTTCTGCCGCAGCTATATCCTCAACTGTAAGACCAAGAACAACCTGGATCAGCAGAAGATCCTGAAAAGTCAGGGTTTTTCTCATTTCCGCTGCGATCTGACTACTGAAAGCTACGAGGAGGCCAAGGCAGTGATGCTTGCCCTGACGAAAGGGGAGAGTTATTTTCTGTCGGCCCATACCCGAGGCCACTACAAGCGTGGCGTGGAGTAA
- the zapA gene encoding cell division protein ZapA, with protein sequence MKIGSRRAGRKATPAKLRGSRIRSDQEEEDEMNKVTVNIQGLDYNLVGEESEEHLQRIGTIVDELLGTMLKSNRKLNTSTAAILTSCNLVDEKLKLMERIEAWDEVQAKVEAEKEDLRRQTDLLTTQLAEKDQALAAASDHEAERLKEKDEEFRKLQTEMTLMQESVKEYRDDNEQLSKLNKELKFELQSYKYKVLDLQNKLFENQITPSKDKKDGTPRPTK encoded by the coding sequence ATGAAAATCGGATCCCGTCGAGCGGGACGCAAAGCGACCCCGGCCAAATTGCGGGGATCGCGGATTCGAAGCGATCAGGAGGAGGAAGACGAGATGAACAAGGTGACGGTGAATATCCAGGGATTGGATTACAATCTGGTCGGAGAAGAATCAGAAGAACATCTTCAGCGTATCGGAACCATTGTCGATGAACTTCTGGGCACCATGCTGAAGTCCAACCGTAAACTGAATACATCCACTGCAGCCATCCTGACCTCCTGCAATCTGGTTGATGAAAAACTCAAGCTGATGGAACGGATCGAGGCATGGGATGAGGTTCAGGCGAAGGTCGAGGCTGAGAAGGAAGATCTGCGCCGACAGACGGACCTTTTGACCACCCAGCTGGCAGAAAAAGATCAGGCCCTGGCTGCGGCTTCTGACCATGAAGCGGAACGGCTGAAGGAAAAGGACGAGGAATTCCGCAAACTTCAGACAGAAATGACGCTGATGCAGGAATCCGTGAAGGAATACCGAGATGACAATGAACAGTTGTCCAAGTTGAACAAGGAACTGAAATTTGAACTTCAGTCCTACAAATACAAGGTGCTGGATCTGCAGAACAAGCTGTTTGAAAATCAGATCACACCGTCGAAAGACAAAAAAGACGGCACGCCCCGTCCGACCAAATAA
- a CDS encoding ribonuclease E inhibitor RraB has translation MLQKLEQKRTPWALLLILSSLALAGSGWLFTDDTLIRGALLFLGTGTVMVALIYRIFGLAKGIRWLLYWVLLLLGIGFSLVLDLNHLLPTFLGDSSSTTITNIVFIPLMLFLPPAADRWITHQLTGETPIALEEIRRNQEGMKTRPICGVDYETHQKYKSMTYTVNQPGNLLELTGPARILRIFIASLTMLLSVGLIIFGGIRTDSPFPGHAYQAVWIVGIGFCLLFSSIFLLDQGYLKSLLILSLCILLLGILYGIVELLIRTWQSSLPLFVIIVLLAGIFFSSVVLLLRQYSVRRHGSLMRFEQNGTIHRVDPFLQDTFPIKHYQRLCRVTLSDLESAADPEPLHHRLALFSNNHAILLAGSRQDPAQKTLTILLYCKTEAQVHQLQRWLKRTLSGSVQFQTLDDTDWTAFHELMPSDRTKVRLINEMVLFDLKEAGEDLTDPKPVIFSAAFAEQEPALAFLRHLRSIASEQSFDQAIYVDNTAHVRDHGLAEKFSHAIEVQKTFRISKAWLDIEALKFLELVTPAGGTFETLIVDEVLHPEDDDHPLTEQAPSPPES, from the coding sequence ATGCTACAAAAACTTGAACAGAAAAGAACGCCCTGGGCACTGCTCCTGATCCTTAGTTCCCTCGCACTGGCGGGATCCGGCTGGCTCTTTACCGATGACACCCTGATCCGTGGAGCTCTTCTGTTTTTGGGAACAGGCACCGTGATGGTTGCGCTGATCTATCGAATATTCGGTCTGGCCAAGGGGATCCGCTGGCTCCTCTACTGGGTTCTGCTGCTGCTTGGCATCGGGTTTTCGCTAGTGCTTGACTTAAATCACCTTCTTCCCACCTTTCTGGGTGACAGCAGTTCAACGACCATCACCAATATCGTATTTATTCCACTGATGCTGTTTCTTCCCCCGGCTGCAGATCGATGGATTACCCACCAGTTAACCGGGGAGACGCCCATCGCGTTGGAAGAAATCCGAAGGAACCAGGAGGGCATGAAAACCCGCCCAATTTGCGGCGTTGATTATGAGACCCATCAAAAATATAAATCCATGACTTACACCGTGAACCAGCCGGGTAATCTGCTTGAGCTGACCGGCCCGGCTCGCATCCTGCGGATTTTCATCGCCAGTCTGACAATGCTTCTTTCTGTCGGTCTGATCATCTTCGGCGGAATTCGAACCGATTCACCGTTCCCGGGCCATGCCTATCAGGCAGTCTGGATCGTTGGCATCGGATTTTGCTTGCTTTTCAGCAGTATCTTCCTGCTCGATCAGGGTTATCTGAAAAGCCTGCTGATCCTGAGTTTATGTATTCTTCTGCTGGGTATCCTGTACGGGATCGTTGAGCTTCTGATTCGTACCTGGCAGAGTTCATTGCCTCTGTTTGTGATTATTGTTCTGCTGGCTGGCATTTTTTTCAGCTCCGTAGTTCTGCTTTTGCGTCAGTACAGTGTCCGGCGCCATGGATCACTCATGCGCTTTGAGCAGAATGGCACCATTCATCGGGTGGATCCGTTTCTCCAGGATACCTTCCCGATCAAACACTACCAACGCCTCTGCCGGGTGACTTTGTCAGATCTGGAGTCAGCGGCTGATCCTGAACCGCTGCATCACCGCCTGGCTCTGTTCTCTAATAACCATGCCATTCTTCTGGCCGGCAGCCGGCAGGATCCGGCCCAAAAAACACTTACTATCCTGCTCTACTGCAAAACAGAGGCGCAGGTCCATCAACTGCAACGTTGGCTGAAGCGAACTTTGTCGGGCAGCGTACAGTTCCAGACCCTCGATGACACGGATTGGACCGCGTTCCATGAACTGATGCCATCCGATCGCACGAAGGTACGACTGATCAATGAAATGGTACTGTTCGACCTGAAGGAAGCCGGAGAGGATCTGACTGATCCCAAGCCCGTTATTTTCAGCGCAGCTTTTGCCGAACAGGAACCGGCGCTGGCCTTCTTACGTCACCTTCGATCCATTGCCTCGGAGCAGTCCTTTGATCAGGCAATCTATGTGGACAATACAGCCCACGTCAGGGATCATGGGTTAGCCGAAAAATTCAGCCATGCCATCGAAGTACAGAAGACCTTCCGAATCAGCAAGGCCTGGCTAGACATCGAAGCCCTGAAATTTCTCGAACTGGTCACTCCGGCCGGAGGAACCTTTGAAACCCTTATTGTCGATGAAGTGCTCCATCCCGAGGATGATGATCACCCATTGACTGAACAGGCTCCTTCGCCACCTGAATCCTAA
- a CDS encoding phenylalanine--tRNA ligase subunit alpha, protein MLEKLEQLKVEALQKITQAANVDELNLVRQSVLGKKGSLTGILKELGKLSPEEKKTVGQAANVVKTALSDAIANREEEIIAQGSVMEHELDLTLPGIAPVLGGLHPITQMCYDLNDAFLSLGFHVYEEVEITSEKFAFDHMNFPPSHPARESMDTFWLEGTEDKEAEQRLCLRPHLTGGSVRHLREHGAPARFVYPGRVYRNENTDARHERAFFQYEALIVDRDFSFASGKLLVKTILEKVFGQEVDVRMRAGFFPFVEPGFEIDMKCLVCGGSGCRVCKNVGWIEVMPGGVPHPNVLRSAGLDPTEWTGFYINIGLDRLVMMRYGVDDVRLFHSADLRFLTQFK, encoded by the coding sequence ATGCTGGAAAAATTAGAACAGTTAAAAGTGGAAGCACTGCAAAAGATCACTCAGGCCGCCAATGTGGATGAGCTGAATCTGGTGCGTCAGTCGGTATTAGGCAAGAAAGGCTCCCTGACGGGGATTCTGAAAGAACTGGGGAAATTATCCCCGGAAGAAAAGAAAACGGTCGGTCAGGCGGCAAACGTCGTAAAAACGGCATTGAGCGATGCGATTGCCAACCGGGAAGAAGAAATCATCGCGCAGGGATCCGTAATGGAGCACGAACTTGACCTGACGCTTCCGGGCATTGCGCCGGTTCTGGGCGGACTGCACCCGATCACTCAGATGTGCTATGACCTCAATGATGCGTTCCTTTCCCTGGGATTCCATGTATATGAGGAAGTGGAAATTACCAGTGAGAAATTTGCCTTTGACCACATGAACTTCCCGCCCTCCCACCCTGCCCGTGAATCCATGGATACCTTCTGGCTGGAAGGGACAGAGGATAAAGAAGCGGAACAGCGCCTGTGTCTGCGGCCACATCTGACCGGAGGTTCGGTACGCCATCTCCGGGAACACGGCGCGCCGGCCCGGTTTGTCTATCCCGGCCGGGTTTATCGCAACGAAAATACGGATGCGCGGCATGAACGGGCCTTCTTCCAGTACGAAGCCCTGATCGTGGATCGCGACTTCTCCTTCGCCTCTGGAAAACTGCTGGTAAAAACCATTTTGGAGAAAGTCTTCGGCCAGGAAGTTGATGTCCGCATGCGGGCTGGATTCTTCCCCTTCGTAGAGCCCGGCTTTGAAATTGACATGAAATGCCTGGTTTGCGGCGGAAGTGGCTGCCGGGTCTGCAAGAACGTAGGCTGGATCGAAGTCATGCCGGGCGGCGTGCCCCACCCCAATGTACTGCGCAGTGCCGGACTGGATCCCACGGAGTGGACCGGATTCTATATTAATATCGGTCTGGACCGGCTCGTCATGATGCGTTACGGCGTGGACGACGTCCGCCTGTTCCATTCGGCTGATCTTCGCTTTCTGACTCAATTCAAGTAG
- the pheT gene encoding phenylalanine--tRNA ligase subunit beta, which yields MLVSLNWIREYVDLPADLTMEKLSYDLTMRTVEVEGTYNPADGLDHIVAGKILEVKPHPQADRLRLVLTDIGRGEPVQIVCGGSNLAPGQMIVAALPGSFVRWHGEGEPVAIQKSKLRGEESFGMICGASEVGRLEELLPPKAETEIMDITAFDAVPGQPIADILGLDDIILEIDNKSMTNRPDLWGHYGLARELASIYQMPLKTLPRFAPSEGIPSFPVVIEDPSRCMRYSATHITNLEVAPSPWELQLKLWKVGMRPINNIVDMTNYVMLATGQPTHGFDYSHVKEGIQVRAARPGETLELLDGRILDLKEHDLLICDSKDPLGLAGIMGGLNDSILPQTTEMILEVASFESTGIRKTTQVHGLRTEASMRFEKAINTQRVDEALGVFQSILSQTLPEARIVAYHDEYPNPTQAPVIDVQKSFLNTRLGQEISTAQMSATLAPLGFSVEDAGESFRVLVPHWRATGDVSLRDDVLEEVARMIGYENFEFTPPTISLDGPVNQKKPDLERQTREYLAFRCGLQEVFTYPWIDESYVRAAGEEPSDLLRLSAPPSPETAGIRNSLIPGLLEAIEKNSRYVESFQIFEMTQVFRKDKTFSPSDPSEVLPVHEKHLGIALVGDDPERLFRKLKGILENLPRVAMAFPLSFSREAQPAWADRKAWLNLTCDGQTMGSMGLLSMKSAQAAGIKRVYAALAELNFDMMIPYPSRDNTFRHLPTYPLVEQDLSMLLDEQVTWHQIEQAIKDQVRDLKFIEEYRGTQIPEAKKSLTLRLWIGSDEKTLSASDIEAMMNQIISTLRTAAGAEIRDK from the coding sequence ATGTTAGTATCATTAAACTGGATCCGGGAATATGTCGATCTGCCGGCTGACCTGACCATGGAGAAACTCTCCTACGACCTCACCATGCGGACCGTGGAAGTGGAGGGCACCTATAATCCGGCCGACGGCCTGGACCACATCGTGGCCGGAAAAATTCTGGAAGTTAAACCTCACCCACAGGCTGACCGGCTGCGTCTGGTCCTGACCGACATCGGACGCGGGGAACCCGTTCAAATTGTCTGCGGCGGTTCAAACCTTGCCCCCGGCCAGATGATCGTCGCAGCCCTGCCCGGTTCCTTTGTGCGCTGGCACGGGGAAGGCGAACCGGTTGCCATTCAGAAAAGCAAGCTGCGCGGAGAGGAATCCTTCGGCATGATCTGCGGTGCTTCAGAAGTGGGCCGGCTGGAAGAACTGCTCCCCCCAAAAGCTGAGACCGAAATCATGGACATTACCGCCTTTGACGCGGTTCCGGGACAGCCCATTGCTGACATCCTGGGATTGGATGACATCATCCTGGAAATTGATAACAAATCCATGACCAACCGCCCTGATCTGTGGGGGCATTATGGACTGGCCCGTGAGCTGGCTTCCATTTACCAGATGCCCCTCAAGACTCTCCCCCGGTTTGCCCCGTCCGAAGGAATTCCTTCCTTCCCTGTTGTGATCGAAGATCCCAGCCGCTGCATGCGCTACAGCGCGACCCACATCACGAATCTGGAAGTCGCCCCCTCTCCCTGGGAGCTCCAGCTCAAGCTCTGGAAGGTGGGAATGCGTCCCATCAACAACATCGTTGACATGACCAACTACGTCATGCTGGCCACCGGACAGCCCACCCACGGCTTTGACTATTCCCATGTCAAGGAAGGAATTCAGGTGCGCGCGGCTCGCCCCGGCGAAACCTTAGAACTGCTGGACGGGCGGATCCTGGATCTGAAGGAACACGATCTTTTGATCTGCGATTCCAAAGATCCTCTGGGGCTGGCCGGAATCATGGGCGGACTGAACGATTCCATCCTGCCCCAGACTACCGAAATGATTCTCGAAGTCGCCTCCTTCGAATCCACCGGCATTCGCAAAACCACCCAGGTTCACGGACTGCGGACGGAAGCTTCCATGCGCTTTGAAAAAGCCATCAACACTCAGCGGGTGGATGAAGCTCTGGGCGTGTTCCAGTCCATTCTCAGCCAGACTCTGCCTGAAGCCAGAATCGTGGCATACCATGATGAATACCCCAATCCAACCCAAGCTCCGGTCATTGATGTTCAAAAATCCTTCCTGAATACCCGCCTGGGTCAGGAAATTTCTACAGCGCAGATGAGCGCCACCCTGGCTCCTCTCGGCTTCAGCGTTGAAGATGCCGGAGAATCCTTCCGGGTTCTGGTCCCACACTGGAGAGCAACCGGCGATGTCAGCCTGCGGGATGATGTTCTGGAAGAAGTGGCCCGGATGATCGGATATGAGAATTTTGAGTTTACTCCACCCACTATTTCTCTGGATGGGCCGGTCAACCAGAAGAAACCGGACCTGGAGCGTCAGACCCGGGAATACCTGGCTTTCCGCTGCGGTCTCCAGGAAGTCTTTACCTACCCCTGGATTGATGAAAGCTACGTCCGGGCAGCCGGAGAAGAACCGTCGGACTTGCTCCGTCTGTCAGCTCCACCCTCGCCGGAAACCGCCGGAATCCGCAACTCCCTGATTCCCGGGCTTCTGGAAGCCATCGAAAAAAACAGCCGCTACGTTGAGTCCTTCCAGATTTTTGAAATGACACAGGTCTTTCGCAAGGACAAGACATTCAGTCCGTCGGACCCCTCAGAGGTTCTCCCGGTGCATGAAAAGCATCTGGGCATTGCCCTGGTGGGAGATGATCCGGAACGGCTCTTCCGCAAGCTGAAAGGCATCCTTGAGAATCTGCCCCGGGTTGCCATGGCATTCCCGTTGTCCTTCAGCCGGGAAGCTCAGCCCGCCTGGGCCGACCGCAAAGCCTGGCTGAATCTGACCTGTGACGGCCAGACCATGGGCTCCATGGGACTTCTTTCCATGAAGTCCGCCCAAGCCGCCGGAATCAAACGGGTTTATGCCGCTCTGGCTGAACTGAACTTTGACATGATGATCCCTTATCCTTCCCGTGACAATACGTTCCGGCATCTTCCGACCTACCCGCTCGTTGAACAGGACCTCTCCATGCTCCTCGATGAGCAGGTCACCTGGCATCAGATTGAGCAGGCGATCAAGGATCAGGTTCGGGATCTGAAGTTTATTGAAGAATACCGCGGAACCCAGATTCCTGAAGCGAAAAAGTCTCTGACCCTGCGCCTGTGGATCGGATCGGACGAGAAAACGCTGTCTGCTTCCGACATTGAAGCCATGATGAACCAGATCATCAGCACGCTGCGGACTGCTGCGGGTGCCGAGATCCGGGATAAGTAA